From Pelmatolapia mariae isolate MD_Pm_ZW linkage group LG1, Pm_UMD_F_2, whole genome shotgun sequence, one genomic window encodes:
- the LOC134625714 gene encoding photoreceptor-specific nuclear receptor-like — MEDHLTKIPMMPSSSPTDSSGSGGTDDSRGAKSPAPGKALSPALVCKVCGDTSSGKHYGIYACNGCSGFFKRSVRRRLIYRCQAGTGMCPVDKAHRNQCQACRLKKCLQAGMNKDAVQNERQPRSTAQVRLDSIDVDPEKEHLATTREPTSSSSSSSSSSSSSSSNGSVITWPHITSSMSITSSVATQRCISPQNNHRFMASLMTAETCAKLEPEDVDENIDVTSNEPERASSEYHMALYPSGSENVYETSARLLFMSVKWAKNLPVFSNLPFRDQVILLEEAWSELFLLCAIQWSLPLDSCPLLSLPDLCPGMQGKTSYTSLDLRLLQEVFSRFKALAVDPTEFACLKAIVLFKPETRGLKDPEQVENLQDQSQVMLGQHIRSHYPSQPARFGKLLLLLPSLRFVNSERIELLFFHRTIGNTPMEKLLCDMFKN, encoded by the exons ATGGAGGATCACCTTACAAAGATACCCATGATGCCGTCCTCTTCCCCCACCGACTCATCTGGCAGCGGTGGGACTGATGACAGCAGGGGAG CCAAGAGTCCTGCACCGGGCAAAGCTCTGAGCCCAGCTCTGGTCTGCAAAGTGTGTGGAGACACCAGCAGCGGGAAACACTACGGCATCTACGCCTGCAACGGCTGCAGCGGCTTCTTCAAGCGCAGTGTGAGGAGGAGACTCATTTACAG GTGCCAGGCGGGTACAGGCATGTGTCCAGTGGACAAGGCTCATCGTAACCAGTGCCAGGCATGTCGGCTGAAAAAGTGCCTGCAGGCGGGCATGAATAAGGACG CGGTTCAGAATGAGCGGCAGCCCCGCAGCACAGCTCAGGTCCGCCTGGACTCCATCGATGTGGACCCGGAGAAGGAGCACCTGGCCACCACACGGGAACcaacctcctcttcctcctcctcctcttcctcatcttcttcatcatcctccAATGGGTCTGTCATCACGTGGCCCCACATCACCTCCTCCATGTCCATCACTTCCTCCGTTGCAACCCAGCGCTGCATCAGTCCCCAGAACAACCACCGCTTTATGGCAAGCCTCATGACAGCTGAGACCTGCGCCAAGTTGGAGCCTGAGGATG ttgATGAAAACATAGATGTGACCAGCAATGAACCAGAGCGGGCGTCTTCAGAGTACCACATGGCTTTGTACCCGTCTGGTTCTGAAAATGTATACGAGACCTCAGcaaggctgctcttcatgtcggTGAAATGGGCCAAGAACCTGCCCGTTTTCTCCAACCTGCCCTTCAGAGACCAG GTCATCCTGCTAGAGGAAGCATGGAGTGAACTCTTCCTCCTCTGCGCCATCCAGTGGTCTTTGCCACTAGACAGCTGCCCACTGCTGTCTTTGCCAGACCTCTGCCCTGGCATGCAGGGAAAAACCAGCTACACTAGCCTGGACCTGCGCCTCCTACAGGAGGTCTTCAGCCGCTTCAAGGCCCTCGCTGTTGATCCTACCGAGTTCGCCTGCCTGAAGGCCATTGTGCTCTTCAAGCCAG AGACCCGAGGTTTGAAAGATCCAGAACAAGTGGAGAACCTGCAGGATCAGTCGCAAGTCATGCTGGGACAACACATACGGTCACACTACCCTAGCCAACCAGCCAG GTTCGGAAAGCTGCTTCTTCTCCTTCCCTCTCTGCGCTTTGTGAATTCTGAGCGGATAGAGCTGCTGTTCTTCCACAGAACCATTGGAAACACTCCCATGGAGAAATTGCTGTGTGACATGTTCAAAAACTAA